CAGCACGTTTGAACTGCCCTTTACTGATCCCAAAATATGCTTTGATCGCAGTCGGATCACTTTTATCGGTAAATGGTAAGCTTCCGTCTAAACTATGTTCTAGGGCAGCTAAAAGCATTTGAGCATCATCACCGATCGCTTCATAAGCACGTGGTCTAAGAGATAGATTCAACGTTCCATCTGGCCGAACACCGATCACACGTGCTTTTACCTTTTCACCTAAGCGCGGTTCAAGATCACGTTCACTTGGATGGATAAAGCCTAATTGATAGTCATCTGTGATCACATAAGTCCCGACTAATTTTAAACGGTAAACTGTTGCAGTCACATCTCTATTCATCATCTTTTTCGTAGCAGCTACTTGGATTGCTTTAAACATTTCGGTCGTCGCTAATTCACCCCAGAGGCGGCCTTTTTCGTCGACTTTTAAGGCGATCATCAACTGATCACCTTGTTTTGGCCAAAGATTTTGTAATTCTGGTAGTTCATCTGCCGAAACAACAACATCTTTATTTGGTAAGCCAATATCAACAAAAACGCCTAATCCACGTTGAACTTTTTTCACACTTCCCCAAGCGTAGCGATAAAAACCACTCTTAGGCTGTTTTTTAGTCAGTTGTAATTCATGATCTTCATTTTCATATGCAAAACCACTGACCATTGCACCTAACTTAGGGAGCTTGAGCAATTCCGCTTTAGCTAGACGAAATGTCAGCCCGTCTTTTTGTGCAAAAATATACTGCTCATTTTCATCAGTCACCATCGCAGTGATATTTTTTCCGATTAAATCTTTTAACATTTTCTTGACCCCTAACTGATAATCTTAAGATCTTACTGTCTATTTTACAAAAAAATACTATATCATTCAAAGGTACTAAAAGAAACTTCATATTATCAACGATCTTTACTTTGGGATGTAATTGTAACTGTAGATTTGACTGACCGCTACATCCAATATCTTTCGTGCATGACGTTTTTCATCTAGTACCAGTCTTTAACAA
This window of the Ligilactobacillus faecis genome carries:
- a CDS encoding CvfB family protein — encoded protein: MLKDLIGKNITAMVTDENEQYIFAQKDGLTFRLAKAELLKLPKLGAMVSGFAYENEDHELQLTKKQPKSGFYRYAWGSVKKVQRGLGVFVDIGLPNKDVVVSADELPELQNLWPKQGDQLMIALKVDEKGRLWGELATTEMFKAIQVAATKKMMNRDVTATVYRLKLVGTYVITDDYQLGFIHPSERDLEPRLGEKVKARVIGVRPDGTLNLSLRPRAYEAIGDDAQMLLAALEHSLDGSLPFTDKSDPTAIKAYFGISKGQFKRAVGHLMKAGVVVQRDGHLYLVKK